The DNA sequence CAAAGGAAACGTCGATTTCAAAAAGACGCTCCGCACTGCCATGGACAACGGCATGAAATACTTCATCGTCGAGCAGGAAGAATACCCGGAATCAGTACTCGGCAGCATGAAAAACGACGCCGAGTACATGAAAAAGCTGACAGTATAAGGAATTACATACGTATAGAGAAGAGACCGCTTTACCAGCGGTCTCTTCTTTGTTTTCAAACGGCCTTTAGTCCTCTTATACAACCATAACCCATCATTCTTCGCTACGGGCGGAGAAAAGGCGTTTCAGCCAGCTCTTTTTCTCCTCAGCTTCTTCGTGCTGCTCCCGTGCGCTGAGCTGGTATCGGGCCAGTGCCCGCAAATCGGGCTGCCCCGCGTCGACCCAGCAGGTGTACCAGAAATTACCCACCATCTTCACCGAAGCGCGCATTTGACGCTCGACCTGCCCCCGCAACCGCTCGTGGTATTGTCGCGAGAAATCGGACGAGTATACCTTGGCCGTAACCCCGTTGCGTTCTTCAAAGCCATATTTCCGTTTATCGCCCAGCTCGTCGGTCAGCACTTTCTCGAACCGCAAGACCGAATCCAGGGCAGCGTGGGCATCGAACACGGCCCGCCAGGCCGCCCGCTGGGGCGATAGTACGTACTCAGCCTGACCCGTCAGAAAATCATAGTCGGTGCTGAACAGCTCCGGCAGGCGCGACTCCCAGAAGGCATGGATACCCTGCTGATTCGTTAGCTGCCCGTTGTAATTGCGGGTGGTATGCAGCGGCACATTGGCGTCAGCAATATAGTGTCCCAGGTCGGCGGCTATTCGCAGAATCCGCCGGACATCCCGCTGTTTGAACGCTTCCGTCAGTTGGTACTTCGTCAGTTGAATCTGCCAGGGTACCAGACCATGCAGTGCCAGCGTATCGTCACCGTAGCGCTCAGCCGCATCCTTATAGAAGCGCGGCAGGGTCGCAGCCGACGTGTCGGCATAGGCATCGAGGTCGATAAAGTGGCGCGGAGCCTCCCCCACCACGGCATACCGGCGTTTGTCGGGGTTAACGGCATTGTCGGTCAGAAAATCGATGTGTTTCTTGAAGAACGGGATCATCTCGGTGGGTAAGGTAAACACCGCCAGCCGATTGATCTGCTGATGAGCATAAAACCCCCAAACTGGCTGCCCGTTCTGCGCGTGTTCTCCAACGGCTTTCCTATTTGTCACACCCGTGTACCTGACCACTTCCGGATGGCTCGTCAATCCATAGGTCAGGTCACCGCAGAAAAAAAGTTTGCAGGAAACAAACAACCAAATAAAACCGTTGTACATTTGACACATCATGGTACTATTCTAGTAAATAGTTTAACTATTAAGCTAATCTGCCATGCAAATCGAAATAAAATTCTGAAAAAATACTAAAAGACCAATAACATGAATGCCAAGTCAAAAGGTTACACTATCATCGTTGTGCTAATGTGCGCATTTGCTTTAACAATCTACGGTGCTTACTCACCTGCCAGAAAAGCTCAGAAACAGCAAATTGTGTGCATAAAATTCAAAAAAGGGGTTGAAAACGCAGCTGTTGAGCAGCATATGAATGGTTTTGCGGGCTTAAAGCATGAAATTCCACAGATAGTCGGTTACACATCGGGTAAGACAATTCGGCCCAATCAGGCGGTTTCAGAGTACGATGTTGTTCATTATCTGACGTTTCAGACCGAAGCCGACATGCATATTTTTGAACAGAGTGCGGCTTACAAGGAATTTATCGCGCAGAACAAAGGTGTCTGGGAAAACACGTTGACCGTCAACGCCGATATTCGTCCCTAGCTAACCCGAGGTGAGTAAGAAATTCCGTTGAAATCATTGCTATTTCAACGGAATTTCTTACTTTTGCGCCTTCATATCGAGACAACGATTTCCGATTATATACCGATGGCAAACCATAAATCAGCAAAGAAGGCAATCCGGTCGAGCGCGAAAAAGCGCCTGTTGAACCGTTACCAGCATGTAACGACCCGGAACATGGTGAAAAAACTGCGCTCTACCACCGACCACGCAATGGCCGTTGAACTGTTCAAAACCGTAGCATCGGCGCTGGACAAACTTGCTAAGCGCAACATCATCCACAAGAACAAAGCATCCAACAACA is a window from the Spirosoma rigui genome containing:
- a CDS encoding zinc dependent phospholipase C family protein, with protein sequence MMCQMYNGFIWLFVSCKLFFCGDLTYGLTSHPEVVRYTGVTNRKAVGEHAQNGQPVWGFYAHQQINRLAVFTLPTEMIPFFKKHIDFLTDNAVNPDKRRYAVVGEAPRHFIDLDAYADTSAATLPRFYKDAAERYGDDTLALHGLVPWQIQLTKYQLTEAFKQRDVRRILRIAADLGHYIADANVPLHTTRNYNGQLTNQQGIHAFWESRLPELFSTDYDFLTGQAEYVLSPQRAAWRAVFDAHAALDSVLRFEKVLTDELGDKRKYGFEERNGVTAKVYSSDFSRQYHERLRGQVERQMRASVKMVGNFWYTCWVDAGQPDLRALARYQLSAREQHEEAEEKKSWLKRLFSARSEE
- a CDS encoding Dabb family protein; its protein translation is MNAKSKGYTIIVVLMCAFALTIYGAYSPARKAQKQQIVCIKFKKGVENAAVEQHMNGFAGLKHEIPQIVGYTSGKTIRPNQAVSEYDVVHYLTFQTEADMHIFEQSAAYKEFIAQNKGVWENTLTVNADIRP
- the rpsT gene encoding 30S ribosomal protein S20; protein product: MANHKSAKKAIRSSAKKRLLNRYQHVTTRNMVKKLRSTTDHAMAVELFKTVASALDKLAKRNIIHKNKASNNKSKLARLVNGLKPAAA